Sequence from the Pecten maximus chromosome 8, xPecMax1.1, whole genome shotgun sequence genome:
ATGATATTAATGATAGATAATGTCAGCATATTTGTGATGTTTGATGTGGGCAAACAAAAGAATACATCaatgtgaaaaataaataaatcaatgattaaataaatgaatgaaagaaAGAATGAATGTAATAGAaagtatacataaatatttgcaaataaaatgtggtacaaaaacattttctatctGTCATTGTCATAATACCATGGATCAATGTCCATTTCCTGTCCATCAAATTGTCTTAACCCTCCTCTTATACTCATCGTTAAATGACCTGGTGAGCTTATGCCTTTGTGTATGTTATCCATCCTGCACCAACGTTAAAAACTTCTTCCTAAGAGCCAACGAGCCTAGAATCAAACTGATAGAATGCTGTGATGGAACACAAAAAATGTCtacgaaaaagaaaaaaaaactttacttAAATTCAAGATCAACAGATTCATCTTTGCCATGCTTGTAGAAAGCTCATGATTATAAGTCTCTCCGAAAACTACCTACAGCATGAGGATCGTCCTGTATTACGAATATCAGAGTTGGATTATGAAGTTAGTAAACTGACCTGTTTGTGTGTGGTGACAGACATGTACATTCTTTTCATGACTTCATGGTCAGGTATGTCGAAAAATGGTCCATGTTCAGATGCATGTGTGTTTTCTATCAACACAATTAAATAGTTGAAAACATACAATGAAGTGCCAACACAAGTGTGTTGGGTAGGATTTTCCTCGTCTCTTTACTATGGCAGGAATTCTAATGTTACTCATCTCATGTCCGATTTTAAAGAGGCCAATAACACATTACAAACCTTCAGATTACAGAAGCCACACCACAGTCATAACACATCAATTTATCTGAAAACAAAGATATCAAAACATGGTTTTGTATGATTTTAGAAGAGCTGCTTCAATCAGTTATGTTCCATTTTAATCTGATACGCACTGCTTACACgaaaatacatattaatttgtacgcatattttaattttcagtaACCTATAACATTGTAATTGTGGTGGTAGCTGGTTTCACTTATTcatagatgttgtctgtgaaacattcatattttcaacttctcaataaccaattaAGATGTCTAGGGTTATGACATATTGTCAGAAGCTTGCAGATTGGTAAAGAtaaaaagtttattcaaataatattgatattaggCCGGAAATGTCggatgaaaggctaccaagtttgttataATGAATGACATTCACCTTTCAAGGTCAGTGAGTCAAATATGTTAagttttttaaacaatttgtcaataaccaagatgcctaAGGTCATGGTATTGGACCAGCAGCATACTGGTATGAAGGGCTggaaattttgttcaaatgaattaacttgacctactttcaaaaTCACACGGGTTAAATGTATTAGAATAactaaacgacttcttctcaatacccaaAGCGTTAAATCTAGGACGAAAAGCAAAACACCATCTACCAGTGAATATATATCAGAATTCAGGTGACATTTAAGGCCCATGGTAAATCTACAGAAATTGTCATACTCCCCCATTTTGTGTATATGTAACCTTAACGGAACACTAGTCGCTAGCAGTGACATCGGCTATTGCGGATTGCTGCTACAAAAGTAACTCATTCAACTACAAGAAGCAAGAAACCTTGTTGTAGCCCATTAGCATCGTAATAAACCTGTATGGGAGTGAGACATAACCTACAACGTTCTAAAGGATATAGTTGATTGTtttgtagcaggccgggttttaattgtaaatactgtacatagttgtaccAGTGTAACAGTTTTCGTATAGTGGATATGTTTTCTCCGGTCCTATGACTGAGTTCCGTGTGTGCTATACAACGCTATATACACACCGGTATTTATCTCCAGCAATCATTAAGCAGATATATTTAACCTAAGATATCTATTTACACGATAGGAATTGAAACagaacattaaaaaaatcaaggCCTACATATACAATCACAAAATAACTCGCATACTACACTCTTATACGGAACAAGAAACCCCCGACTAAGGCTACAGGTGTTTCCCTTCCTGGCAAACAGCGttttaataaaacatgtaaaacatatatttatagactATTTGTCTGTAGTTACTCGAGTATCGATATATCTTGAAACCATTGAGCTCACTTTGCCCTTTTGTCGTGGTGCGGCGCAGTCGTCCGGTCGGTGGGTCGGTGTAACGCTGAAAATAGACCTTCGTTGAAAATTGACCCCGGGTGACTTCAACGTTGAATATTGACCCTGAATGCCTTTGAAAATTAAACAACCGCAAATTCTTAACTCCGACCCGTTCCATATGGACCCCGTTGAAAACTGACCCTATTACAGATGGTTTCCTATTTTATATCTAAACCTTTTGAGGTtcgacaaataacaaaaaatgtaaatatccgcTAATAAACGTAAACATATCAAGATATGAACCTTCGAAGTCATATATTATAGAACTCAACACTTAACCTGACACACAAGTCAtttaatgtcattgttacaggTGCGCATACTCCGCACCTTCCCATGTGACTTCATACCGAACAAGGAAGTTTAATTTAGATTGCAAATGGCGACGTGTCGTTTACAGTTTATGTTATTTACGTTTCCTTAGAAGCTGAGATGGCGAGTAAACTGTCAATTCGTAAGGCACAGGTACACATGCCGGACACGTGTGCGTGGTGTGATAGTGTACAGGACGTGAACTGGTACTGTAATGACTGTCAGGAGGCTTTGTGTGACAAATGTAAGGAGACCCATCAGCGCGCGAGGAGGACAAGGAATGACGAAGTTGTACCGATAAAACAGGCGAACAAACAAGCCGAGGTGGTACTACCAGAGGTATGTAAGAAACACCCCGGTAAAACATGCGATCTGTTCTGTACAGAGTGTAACGTCGCCATTTGTTCAATGTGTTTTACACAGAAACATAAACAGCACGCATTCAAACATTTTGAAGACGAAATTAACACCCAGAAACATTACATGCGTGAGCAGTTggaaacattaaaattcaaGTTAGATCAGTTCAATGAGAAGTTATCAAACCGTCGGAAAGAGAGCACAACATTCAAAGAAAGTGTCGATATTATCTGTAAAGATGTCAAAGAGCGAGGAACAAAGCTGAAGGCAGGAATAGATTCTATAGTGGACAATGTCCTTGCTGAATTATTATCACTGGTTGCTGAAGAAGACAAACTCCTCCAACAGGATTGTGAGCATGATGATAAAAGtgttaaacaaataaagcaGCTGATCGAAGAAGTGGAGCAGCAGTCGGAAAATCCATCAAGTGGAACTTTGTTTGAGCTGACGAGGAGACTGAGGACCACCATACCGCTTTATGACGTTACTGGTACGAGTACACATCTATACCTACCAAGTTTTGAAACCGGACAAATTGATATAGAACAGTTGACAAAAATGATCGGATTTGTTAAGGCCGGGAGTAGGAATGATTCAACGCCCATGTATGAGAAGAAGGATATCAATAATCAACATGTCCAAAAACTTACTTCATTCCAAACCCCTCCAAACAAATCCATACTATCCATATGTCCAATAGACGACACCTATGCATGGATATCAATATCTGGATGTCTGGACCTGCTCCGAGTCAATAAAAAGGGAAACGTCACGGAGACTGTGAAGCTTGATTTGACACCTTGGAGTTTGGCTTTGACCAACTCTGGACTACTGGTGACACTACAGGATCAGTCACCGTTGATATACAAACTGTCTGAGGACAGACGGGTGACGACCTTTGCCGACACCAGTCCATTAAAGTCCTGTAGTATCAGTGTTAGTAACACAGACGAGGTGTTCGTTAGTACTGACACTACAACAATACTGGTACTTAACATGTCCGGGGACAAGGTCAGACAACTCTCGTGTGGACAGGGTGAAAGCCGTATAGTTAGTTTGACCGGAGGGAATGTCGCTGTAACCACTGGGGGCGGTTTCTGTCAAGACCTGAATATCATCGACAGATCAGGTCAGATCATACACACGTGGAGTGGAGAACTGGACAATGGTCAGAAACTATCCCAGACGAATCAGAATAGTATAGCATGTGATAAATATGACAGAGTATTTGTACCAGACTTATATACTAACCAGGTATACGTCATCTCGAGGAATGAGAGAAAGGCAAACTGTATCCTGGACGAGAGACACGGAGTACAACATCCAAAAGCAGTAggtgtagacaggtgtggacatGTTTGGATCGGCTGTCGTgatggtacagtacatgttaTGCAACTCTAATCAACCAGGAGATATAGCTGTAGATAAACTATTGATGGTGGGATACTTCAATTCCTATTCCTTACAATGACAGTTTAACTATTTGTTGACTGTTGCGATTGTTAGGTTTTATACTTGTACATAAACCCCACTTCAT
This genomic interval carries:
- the LOC117332075 gene encoding uncharacterized protein LOC117332075, producing MASKLSIRKAQVHMPDTCAWCDSVQDVNWYCNDCQEALCDKCKETHQRARRTRNDEVVPIKQANKQAEVVLPEVCKKHPGKTCDLFCTECNVAICSMCFTQKHKQHAFKHFEDEINTQKHYMREQLETLKFKLDQFNEKLSNRRKESTTFKESVDIICKDVKERGTKLKAGIDSIVDNVLAELLSLVAEEDKLLQQDCEHDDKSVKQIKQLIEEVEQQSENPSSGTLFELTRRLRTTIPLYDVTGTSTHLYLPSFETGQIDIEQLTKMIGFVKAGSRNDSTPMYEKKDINNQHVQKLTSFQTPPNKSILSICPIDDTYAWISISGCLDLLRVNKKGNVTETVKLDLTPWSLALTNSGLLVTLQDQSPLIYKLSEDRRVTTFADTSPLKSCSISVSNTDEVFVSTDTTTILVLNMSGDKVRQLSCGQGESRIVSLTGGNVAVTTGGGFCQDLNIIDRSGQIIHTWSGELDNGQKLSQTNQNSIACDKYDRVFVPDLYTNQVYVISRNERKANCILDERHGVQHPKAVGVDRCGHVWIGCRDGTVHVMQL